The following are encoded together in the Rhizobium tumorigenes genome:
- the lexA gene encoding transcriptional repressor LexA: protein MLTRKQQELLLFIHERMKESGVPPSFDEMKDALDLASKSGIHRLITALEERGFIRRLPNRARAIEVIKLPEAYNPNAQPRRGFSPSVIEGSLGKTPAIAAAPTKPAVEDRSGSVSLPVMGRIAAGVPIAAIQNNTHDIMVPADMVGAGEHYALEVRGDSMIEAGIFDGDTVIIRNASTASPGDIIVALVDDEEATLKRFRRKGASIALEAANPAYETRIFGPDRVKIQGRLVGLIRRYH from the coding sequence ATGTTGACGCGCAAGCAACAGGAACTGCTTCTCTTCATTCACGAACGAATGAAAGAGTCCGGCGTCCCGCCTTCTTTCGATGAAATGAAGGATGCGCTGGACCTTGCGTCCAAATCAGGCATCCATCGGCTGATCACGGCGCTGGAGGAACGCGGCTTCATCCGCCGCCTGCCGAACCGGGCACGCGCTATCGAGGTCATCAAGCTTCCAGAGGCCTATAACCCCAATGCACAGCCACGGCGCGGCTTTTCGCCCAGCGTCATCGAAGGCAGCCTCGGCAAGACGCCGGCTATTGCCGCAGCGCCGACAAAGCCCGCAGTCGAGGACCGCAGCGGCTCAGTCTCGCTGCCGGTCATGGGCCGCATCGCCGCCGGTGTTCCCATCGCCGCAATCCAGAACAATACCCACGACATCATGGTTCCCGCCGACATGGTCGGCGCCGGCGAGCATTACGCGCTCGAAGTGCGAGGCGACTCGATGATCGAGGCCGGCATCTTCGACGGCGATACCGTCATCATCCGCAATGCCAGTACGGCGAGCCCCGGCGACATCATCGTCGCCCTCGTCGATGACGAGGAGGCAACGCTCAAGCGCTTTCGACGCAAGGGTGCCTCCATTGCGCTCGAGGCAGCCAACCCGGCGTACGAGACCCGCATCTTCGGCCCGGACAGGGTTAAGATCCAGGGGCGGCTTGTCGGGCTCATCCGCCGGTATCACTGA
- a CDS encoding VOC family protein, whose product MTAAYPIDHLVLPTCDIASARQRLSKLGFTVAADARHPFGTENACVFFADKTYLEPLGIASLSECEASALAGNVFVARDQAFRFRVGDDGFSSVAFATGNAESDQQRFRDSGVSAGKILEFERPMRMPDGSESIAGFRLAFAADSRAPDFFVFTCERINAMPTDRSALERHPNGVLGISRLVLSCASPKAFSGLISQVGNGAAIVPHSFGITASAANVEIDILSGEGMEAFYEAAPSGEDAGLRGRAIVFAVRDLSVTEAHLAGNGVTYTRKSNTILVKAAPGQGALFAFEETA is encoded by the coding sequence ATGACAGCAGCCTACCCGATCGACCATCTGGTTCTGCCGACCTGCGATATAGCCTCTGCGCGCCAGCGGCTGAGCAAGCTCGGCTTTACTGTCGCCGCCGATGCACGGCATCCCTTTGGTACTGAAAATGCTTGCGTTTTCTTCGCCGACAAGACCTATCTAGAGCCGCTCGGCATTGCCAGTCTCTCGGAGTGCGAGGCATCTGCGCTGGCCGGCAATGTCTTCGTTGCGCGCGACCAGGCCTTCCGGTTTCGCGTCGGTGACGATGGATTTTCCTCCGTTGCCTTTGCAACCGGCAATGCTGAAAGCGACCAGCAGCGCTTTCGAGACAGCGGGGTCTCGGCCGGGAAGATTCTCGAGTTCGAAAGACCGATGCGCATGCCGGACGGGTCCGAATCGATCGCCGGCTTTCGACTTGCCTTCGCTGCAGATTCGCGTGCCCCGGATTTCTTCGTTTTCACCTGCGAGCGCATCAATGCGATGCCGACGGATCGCAGCGCGCTGGAGAGGCATCCGAACGGCGTGCTCGGCATCTCGCGTCTCGTGCTGTCCTGCGCCAGTCCCAAGGCGTTTTCCGGGCTCATCAGCCAAGTTGGCAATGGTGCCGCAATCGTTCCGCATTCCTTTGGCATCACAGCATCGGCGGCCAATGTCGAAATCGACATCTTGAGCGGCGAGGGGATGGAGGCCTTCTATGAGGCGGCGCCATCTGGTGAGGATGCGGGCCTGCGGGGTCGGGCGATCGTCTTTGCCGTTCGCGATCTTTCCGTGACAGAAGCGCATTTGGCTGGTAACGGCGTGACCTACACGCGCAAGAGCAACACTATTCTGGTGAAGGCCGCTCCCGGGCAGGGGGCATTGTTCGCCTTCGAGGAGACAGCATGA
- the kdsA gene encoding 3-deoxy-8-phosphooctulonate synthase, whose protein sequence is MSHSTNSDVVAGEGPGRVTFSNSKRLSLIAGPCQMESRDHAFTIAGKLKELCASLGIGLVYKSSFDKANRTSLSAQRGLGLEAALEIFGDLKKEYGFPVLTDIHTEEQCALVAKTVDVLQIPAFLSRQTDLLVAAAKTGRIINVKKGQFLAPWDMKNVLAKLNDSGNPNILLCERGASFGYNTLVSDMRSLPIMAAMGAPVIFDATHSVQQPGGQGGSSGGQREFVETLARAAVAVGVAGVFIETHEDPDHAPSDGPNMVHLKDMPQLLEKLLAFDAIAKA, encoded by the coding sequence ATGAGCCATTCGACAAATTCGGACGTGGTCGCCGGCGAAGGCCCCGGCAGGGTCACTTTCTCCAACAGCAAACGCCTCTCGCTGATTGCCGGCCCCTGCCAGATGGAGAGCCGCGATCATGCCTTCACGATAGCCGGCAAGCTCAAGGAGCTCTGCGCCTCGCTTGGCATCGGGCTCGTCTACAAGTCATCCTTCGACAAGGCAAACCGCACGTCGCTCTCAGCCCAGCGCGGCCTGGGGCTGGAAGCGGCTCTGGAGATATTTGGCGACCTGAAGAAGGAATACGGTTTCCCGGTGCTCACCGACATCCACACGGAAGAGCAGTGCGCCCTTGTCGCCAAGACCGTGGATGTGCTGCAGATCCCTGCCTTCCTGTCGCGCCAGACCGATCTTCTGGTTGCTGCCGCCAAGACCGGCCGCATCATCAACGTCAAGAAGGGTCAATTCCTCGCCCCCTGGGACATGAAGAACGTGCTGGCCAAGCTCAACGACAGCGGTAACCCGAACATCCTGCTCTGCGAACGCGGTGCCTCCTTCGGTTACAACACGCTGGTCTCCGACATGCGCTCGCTGCCGATCATGGCGGCGATGGGCGCTCCCGTGATCTTCGATGCTACCCACTCCGTTCAGCAGCCCGGCGGCCAGGGCGGATCGTCCGGCGGCCAGCGCGAATTCGTGGAAACCCTTGCCCGCGCGGCCGTTGCCGTCGGCGTCGCCGGCGTGTTTATCGAAACCCACGAGGATCCCGACCATGCGCCGTCCGATGGCCCGAACATGGTGCATCTGAAAGACATGCCGCAGCTGCTCGAAAAGCTGCTGGCATTCGATGCCATCGCCAAGGCCTAG
- the gltA gene encoding citrate synthase has translation MTEQSAKLTWGDKTVDLPVKVGTIGPSVLDIGALYKNTASFTYDPGFTSTASCESKITYIDGDEGVLLHRGYPIEQLAEKGDFLEVCYLLLYGELPTAAQKKDFDDRVVHHTMVHEQMTRFFTGFRRDAHPMAVMCGCVGALSAFYHDSTDITDPHQRMVASLRMIAKMPTLAAMAYKYHIGQPFVYPKNDLDYASNFLRMCFAVPCEEFEVNPVLARAMDRIFILHADHEQNASTSTVRLAGSSGANPFACIAAGIACLWGPAHGGANEAALMMLQEIGTVDRIPEYIARAKDKNDPFRLMGFGHRVYKNYDPRAKIMQKTMYEVLEATGNAGDPLMQVALELEKIALNDPYFIEKKLYPNVDFYSGITLRALGFPTEMFTVLFALARTVGWIAQWNEMIEDPQQRIGRPRQLYTGEPKRDYTSVDGR, from the coding sequence ATGACGGAACAAAGCGCGAAACTGACCTGGGGTGATAAGACTGTCGATCTGCCGGTGAAGGTCGGTACCATCGGCCCGAGCGTCCTCGACATTGGCGCACTCTACAAAAATACCGCTTCCTTCACCTACGACCCGGGCTTCACCTCTACCGCATCGTGCGAATCCAAGATCACCTATATCGACGGTGACGAAGGCGTTCTGCTGCATCGCGGCTACCCTATCGAGCAACTGGCCGAAAAGGGTGACTTCCTGGAAGTCTGCTACCTGCTTCTCTACGGCGAACTGCCGACAGCTGCGCAGAAGAAGGATTTCGACGACCGCGTCGTTCACCACACTATGGTGCATGAACAGATGACGCGTTTCTTTACCGGCTTCCGTCGCGATGCACATCCCATGGCTGTGATGTGCGGTTGCGTTGGCGCGCTGTCGGCCTTCTATCACGATTCGACTGACATCACGGATCCGCACCAGCGCATGGTGGCGAGCCTTCGGATGATCGCAAAGATGCCGACGCTTGCCGCGATGGCATACAAGTATCATATCGGCCAGCCTTTCGTGTATCCGAAGAACGATCTCGACTATGCGTCGAATTTTCTGCGCATGTGTTTTGCGGTTCCTTGCGAAGAGTTCGAAGTCAATCCGGTTCTCGCCCGCGCCATGGACCGTATCTTCATCCTGCACGCCGACCACGAGCAGAATGCCTCGACATCGACGGTCCGCCTTGCCGGCTCTTCGGGCGCAAACCCGTTTGCCTGTATCGCGGCCGGCATCGCCTGCCTCTGGGGCCCTGCCCATGGCGGCGCCAACGAAGCTGCACTGATGATGCTGCAGGAAATCGGCACCGTCGATCGTATCCCTGAGTACATCGCCCGCGCCAAGGACAAGAACGATCCTTTCCGCCTGATGGGCTTTGGCCACCGCGTCTACAAGAACTACGATCCGCGCGCCAAGATCATGCAGAAGACGATGTATGAAGTGCTGGAAGCCACCGGCAATGCCGGCGATCCGCTGATGCAGGTTGCCCTGGAGCTTGAAAAGATCGCTCTGAACGACCCCTACTTTATCGAAAAGAAGCTGTATCCGAACGTCGATTTCTATTCGGGCATTACCCTGCGGGCACTCGGTTTCCCGACGGAAATGTTCACCGTCCTGTTCGCACTCGCGCGTACCGTCGGCTGGATCGCCCAGTGGAACGAGATGATCGAAGATCCGCAGCAGCGCATCGGCCGTCCTCGTCAGCTCTACACCGGCGAACCAAAGCGCGACTACACATCGGTCGACGGCCGCTAA
- the lpxB gene encoding lipid-A-disaccharide synthase: MNTSPLKVAIIAGEVSGDLLGADLVAALRLQTTRPLELVGVGGDGLEAQGLKSLYDFSELSLMGFTQVIAKLPRLIALIGETAKAIITSRPDVLIIVDSPDFTHRVAKRVRKALPGLLIVNYVCPSVWAWKEYRATAMLGYVDHVLAVLPFEPEVMKRLGGPPTTYVGHRLVTDAGLVDARRQRAARPPLDANDTRTIVLLPGSRSSEINHLMPFFRRTVDELSRRNKSMRFVMPTVARREDLVRTLVAEWEIKPEIVVGTAAKWQAFAISDAAMAASGTVILELGLTGVPVISTYSTDFIVKLLHKRIKTWTAALPNLIADYVIVPEQINEMLLPGLLSRWLERLSSATQQRRAMIEGFDLVWQRMQTEIPPGEKAASIVLELLDNKKPAHS, from the coding sequence GTGAATACATCGCCCCTCAAGGTCGCCATCATTGCCGGTGAAGTCTCCGGCGATCTGCTGGGCGCCGATCTCGTTGCCGCCCTGCGCCTGCAGACGACGCGACCGCTCGAACTCGTCGGCGTCGGTGGCGACGGACTGGAGGCGCAAGGGTTGAAGTCGCTTTACGATTTCTCCGAACTGTCGCTGATGGGGTTCACCCAGGTGATCGCCAAGTTGCCCCGCCTGATTGCCCTTATCGGCGAAACGGCAAAGGCCATCATCACTTCACGGCCCGATGTCCTGATCATCGTCGACAGTCCCGATTTTACCCACCGGGTCGCCAAGCGGGTTCGCAAGGCGCTGCCCGGCTTGCTGATCGTTAATTATGTATGCCCGAGCGTCTGGGCCTGGAAAGAATATCGCGCCACAGCGATGCTTGGCTACGTCGATCACGTGCTGGCCGTCCTGCCGTTCGAGCCGGAAGTCATGAAACGTCTTGGCGGGCCACCGACGACCTATGTCGGTCACCGGCTGGTGACGGATGCCGGTCTAGTCGATGCGCGCCGGCAGCGGGCAGCTCGTCCACCCCTCGATGCGAACGACACGCGGACCATAGTATTATTACCCGGCTCACGGTCGTCCGAAATAAATCACCTGATGCCGTTCTTTCGTCGAACTGTCGATGAACTTAGCCGGCGTAATAAATCCATGCGATTCGTAATGCCGACGGTTGCCCGGCGCGAAGATCTGGTTCGCACGCTGGTTGCCGAATGGGAGATCAAGCCCGAAATAGTCGTCGGGACTGCTGCGAAGTGGCAGGCCTTCGCGATATCGGATGCGGCGATGGCGGCGTCGGGGACGGTGATTCTGGAACTCGGTTTGACGGGCGTGCCGGTCATTTCGACCTACAGCACGGATTTCATCGTCAAGCTGCTGCACAAGCGGATAAAGACCTGGACCGCTGCGCTGCCCAATCTGATTGCCGATTATGTCATCGTGCCGGAGCAGATCAACGAGATGCTTCTGCCTGGCCTGCTGTCCCGCTGGCTGGAGCGCTTGTCGAGCGCCACCCAGCAGCGCCGTGCGATGATCGAGGGTTTCGACCTCGTCTGGCAGCGAATGCAGACCGAGATACCGCCCGGCGAAAAAGCAGCTTCCATCGTGCTTGAACTTCTGGACAACAAAAAACCCGCCCATTCCTGA
- the lpxA gene encoding acyl-ACP--UDP-N-acetylglucosamine O-acyltransferase, translated as MSGIAKSATIHPMAVVEDGAVLGEGVSIGPFCFVGHKVVLGDNVQLLNNAVVTGRTTLGKGCKIFPMAVVGGDPQSVHHGGEDTSLTVGENCTIREGVTMNAGTAEFGGETIVGNNNLFLANSHVAHDCRVGNDVIMSNNVMLAGHVVIGDRAILGGGCAVHQFTRIGRQAFIGGLSAVNYDVIPYGMLNGNPGILGGLNVVGMTRAGIERPIIHMVRRAFKAVFEGEGSIRENAAAIRTEFADCAEVMEILDFIAADSDRALSSPHRGNKN; from the coding sequence GCCACAATCCACCCGATGGCCGTCGTCGAAGATGGCGCTGTGCTGGGCGAAGGCGTCTCTATTGGGCCTTTCTGCTTCGTCGGTCACAAGGTCGTGCTGGGTGACAATGTCCAGCTTCTAAACAATGCTGTCGTCACCGGCCGCACGACCCTCGGCAAAGGCTGCAAAATCTTCCCCATGGCGGTCGTCGGCGGTGATCCGCAGAGCGTCCATCACGGCGGCGAGGACACCAGCCTGACGGTTGGCGAAAACTGCACGATCCGCGAAGGCGTAACGATGAACGCCGGAACCGCCGAGTTTGGCGGAGAGACGATCGTCGGCAACAACAATCTGTTTCTCGCCAATTCGCACGTCGCTCACGATTGCAGGGTGGGCAACGACGTGATCATGTCTAACAACGTCATGCTGGCCGGGCATGTGGTCATCGGCGACCGCGCCATCCTTGGCGGAGGCTGCGCCGTGCACCAGTTCACCCGCATCGGACGCCAGGCGTTCATCGGCGGTCTCTCCGCGGTCAATTACGATGTCATTCCCTACGGCATGTTGAACGGCAACCCGGGGATATTGGGCGGCCTTAACGTTGTCGGCATGACCCGTGCGGGTATCGAGCGGCCCATTATCCATATGGTCCGTCGCGCCTTCAAGGCGGTGTTCGAGGGCGAGGGTTCGATCCGCGAAAATGCGGCTGCAATCCGCACCGAGTTTGCCGATTGCGCCGAAGTGATGGAAATCCTCGACTTTATCGCCGCTGACAGCGACCGCGCCCTTTCGTCGCCGCATCGCGGCAACAAGAACTGA
- a CDS encoding ComEC/Rec2 family competence protein — protein sequence MAELDARERQGHRQAFLGLAERSRATVNAVAKLARMPARTQHAVPLPKRAALAFERWRIVTAGMLAEEAAHGRATLFAPIYIGCGAIVWFELPGNPPVTGIAASFLVLAAVCVLKHNLSPALRHLSFAVALGLLGMLLAECETWRASTIMLDTPVTTTITGQVQRREVDAKGRWRYVLDLLATDAPVVRRPPEQISVLVRGQDVPFELGDVVEGRARLSPPAGPALPGLHDFAFTAYFEGTGANGFFYGTPQLIMASADDTSERTTLQKIDRWLTGLRGSIGDRIRSILPGDTGAFAASLVNDERRAISPETTDALRVSGLAHIIAISGLNMALSAGIFYVGLRHALSLFPGLAQAFPTKKIAAVGALITVTAYYFISGFGVSAERAFIMMAIMLVAVLFDRPSFSLRNVALSAIAILVLSPSQILGPSFQMSYAATIALVSGYSLWKRRPPRERRFAAFRAPMPVRAVSRFFTGIAMTSFIGGASTAIFSIEHFHRLATYGLVANLAAMPVVSFIVMPVGMLAMLMMPFGLDGVFWLITGWGLDIVMVIAKTVAAWGGNVPFARLPAGLFQTIIAGFLLMTVLRTPMRHAGALLIAASVTFAALQPSPQRSELLISEDGELVALFRKGRLERNRERPPDFIYQQWQRALPVSEDTPPQMLPPDNSTPPHSVRGQPLNRMDAEHQATLRLAMETALDSAVDGGFACHGRDWCVAMLETGAMLVTISDAAYLGPACDTADIVITPVRIRLDRCRSGAALYTGASLRKTGSIEVDLSAPQPEVITAFSALDRPWERHRAYDWRKPAFIGTDATSPVSDTGG from the coding sequence ATGGCAGAGTTGGACGCGCGAGAGAGGCAAGGTCACCGCCAGGCATTTCTTGGCCTCGCCGAGCGTTCGCGCGCCACGGTCAACGCCGTTGCCAAGCTTGCGCGAATGCCTGCCCGCACTCAACACGCCGTGCCGTTGCCAAAGCGCGCTGCCCTTGCGTTCGAGAGGTGGCGAATCGTCACCGCCGGCATGCTTGCAGAAGAAGCAGCCCACGGTCGCGCAACGCTGTTTGCCCCCATCTACATCGGCTGCGGCGCCATAGTCTGGTTCGAGCTTCCGGGCAATCCGCCAGTGACGGGCATTGCGGCGAGCTTCCTCGTGCTTGCCGCCGTCTGCGTCCTGAAACACAATTTAAGCCCGGCGCTCCGGCACCTGTCTTTCGCTGTGGCGCTGGGCCTGCTCGGCATGCTTCTCGCCGAATGCGAGACGTGGCGGGCCTCGACGATCATGCTGGACACCCCGGTGACCACCACCATTACCGGCCAAGTTCAGCGCCGTGAAGTGGACGCCAAGGGGCGGTGGCGCTACGTGCTCGATCTGCTGGCGACAGACGCTCCAGTCGTTCGCCGGCCACCGGAGCAGATATCGGTGCTCGTGCGCGGCCAGGATGTGCCGTTCGAACTCGGAGATGTCGTGGAAGGCAGGGCGCGGTTGAGCCCGCCAGCTGGTCCTGCGCTGCCCGGCCTCCACGATTTTGCCTTCACTGCCTATTTCGAAGGCACCGGCGCCAACGGTTTTTTCTACGGCACGCCGCAACTGATAATGGCCAGCGCCGACGACACCAGCGAGCGAACCACGCTCCAAAAGATCGACCGCTGGCTGACCGGGCTGCGAGGCAGTATCGGCGACCGCATCCGCTCGATCCTGCCAGGCGACACCGGCGCCTTCGCAGCTTCGCTGGTCAACGACGAACGTCGGGCAATTTCGCCGGAAACCACGGATGCCCTAAGGGTTTCCGGTCTCGCCCATATCATCGCCATCTCGGGACTGAACATGGCCTTGTCCGCCGGCATCTTCTATGTCGGCCTCCGGCATGCGCTGAGCCTGTTTCCCGGGCTGGCGCAGGCTTTTCCGACCAAGAAAATTGCAGCTGTCGGTGCGCTGATCACGGTCACCGCCTATTATTTCATTTCCGGCTTCGGTGTATCGGCCGAGCGGGCCTTCATAATGATGGCAATCATGCTGGTCGCGGTGCTGTTCGACAGACCATCCTTCAGCCTGCGAAATGTGGCCCTGTCGGCCATCGCCATCCTGGTGCTCTCGCCGTCGCAGATCCTCGGCCCGAGTTTCCAGATGTCCTATGCGGCCACCATCGCACTTGTTTCAGGCTATTCGCTGTGGAAGCGGCGTCCGCCCCGGGAGCGGCGGTTTGCAGCTTTCCGGGCACCGATGCCGGTGCGGGCGGTCAGCCGCTTTTTCACAGGCATCGCCATGACGTCGTTTATCGGCGGCGCGTCGACGGCGATCTTTTCGATCGAGCATTTTCACAGACTGGCGACCTATGGCCTCGTTGCCAATCTTGCCGCCATGCCGGTGGTGTCATTCATTGTCATGCCGGTCGGCATGCTCGCCATGCTGATGATGCCCTTCGGCCTGGACGGCGTATTCTGGCTTATCACCGGCTGGGGACTCGATATCGTGATGGTCATCGCGAAGACGGTGGCGGCATGGGGCGGCAATGTCCCGTTCGCGCGCCTGCCTGCCGGGCTTTTCCAGACCATCATTGCCGGATTCCTGCTGATGACGGTGCTGCGAACGCCCATGCGCCATGCCGGCGCGCTGCTGATCGCAGCCTCTGTGACTTTTGCCGCCTTGCAGCCTTCTCCCCAGAGATCGGAATTGCTGATTTCAGAGGATGGCGAACTCGTAGCCCTGTTCCGGAAAGGTCGTCTCGAGCGCAACCGCGAACGCCCCCCGGATTTCATCTATCAGCAATGGCAGCGAGCCCTGCCGGTGTCCGAAGATACGCCGCCGCAAATGCTGCCGCCGGACAATTCGACCCCGCCCCACTCCGTTCGTGGCCAGCCCTTGAACCGTATGGATGCGGAGCACCAGGCAACGCTGCGACTGGCAATGGAGACGGCGCTGGACAGTGCCGTCGACGGCGGCTTTGCCTGCCATGGTCGCGATTGGTGCGTTGCCATGCTCGAAACGGGCGCAATGCTCGTGACTATATCCGATGCCGCCTATCTGGGTCCGGCCTGCGATACCGCCGATATCGTCATCACGCCGGTAAGGATTCGCCTCGATCGATGTCGGTCCGGTGCGGCCCTCTATACGGGTGCATCGCTGCGCAAAACAGGCTCCATCGAGGTCGACCTGAGCGCTCCTCAGCCCGAGGTCATCACTGCGTTCAGCGCCCTTGATCGTCCGTGGGAAAGGCATCGAGCCTACGACTGGCGAAAGCCGGCTTTCATCGGTACCGACGCCACGTCACCGGTCAGTGATACCGGCGGATGA
- a CDS encoding LpxI family protein: MNDSGNDGKGRLAIIAGSGFLPAYLAEAARQAGENPVIVVLKDEVLRDWSGYDHALLGVGDFKGFEALFDRYDVRRIVMSGSVARRPEWREIRPTWQSMVKMPGVVKTLLSGGDDTVLKMVIGLLEVKGRKVIGAHDIAPDLLATTGTLGSHVPSEDDMRDIRQAARAADALGMLDVGQGAVSVGGRIVALEGVEGTDQMIERVAGLRAAGRISHRRRGVLVKLCKPQQDLRADLPSIGVSTILNAKAAGLGGVAVEAGRALILERKATIDAANEAGLFLYGIDRGLPAGGLQ, encoded by the coding sequence GTGAACGATAGCGGGAACGACGGCAAGGGCCGCCTGGCGATCATCGCCGGCAGCGGCTTTCTGCCAGCTTACCTGGCCGAAGCAGCCCGACAGGCAGGCGAAAACCCTGTAATCGTCGTATTGAAGGACGAGGTTCTCCGCGACTGGAGCGGCTACGACCACGCGCTGCTCGGCGTCGGCGATTTCAAGGGCTTCGAGGCGCTGTTCGATCGCTACGATGTGCGCCGTATCGTGATGTCGGGAAGCGTGGCTCGGCGCCCGGAATGGCGCGAGATCCGGCCAACCTGGCAGTCGATGGTGAAAATGCCGGGCGTCGTCAAGACGCTTCTGTCCGGCGGCGACGATACCGTGCTGAAGATGGTGATCGGCCTGCTCGAGGTCAAAGGCCGCAAGGTCATCGGCGCGCACGACATCGCACCGGATCTGCTGGCAACAACCGGCACGCTTGGCAGCCATGTGCCGTCCGAGGATGACATGCGGGACATAAGACAGGCAGCCAGGGCCGCCGATGCGCTCGGCATGCTGGATGTCGGACAGGGCGCCGTCAGCGTCGGCGGACGCATCGTCGCGCTCGAGGGCGTCGAGGGCACGGACCAGATGATCGAGCGCGTCGCAGGCCTGCGAGCAGCGGGGCGCATATCGCACCGCCGCCGGGGCGTGCTGGTGAAGCTCTGCAAGCCGCAGCAGGACCTGCGTGCCGATCTGCCCTCCATAGGCGTATCGACCATCCTCAACGCCAAGGCTGCTGGCCTTGGTGGCGTCGCTGTCGAGGCCGGGCGTGCGCTTATACTGGAGCGCAAGGCAACCATCGATGCAGCCAACGAAGCCGGCCTGTTTTTGTACGGCATCGACCGCGGCCTGCCTGCCGGAGGCCTCCAGTGA